A single region of the Chitinophaga niabensis genome encodes:
- the gltB gene encoding glutamate synthase large subunit has product MSNVSQELGLYRSEFEHDACGTGFTAHIKGRKSHSIIRDALGMLECMEHRGASGCERTTGDGAGILIQMPHEFLYDECLKLGIRLPANGKYGVGMVFFPKEQRWRDECREIIQRCADKLGLNVLGYRLVPVRPDGIGETALSVEPQIEQLFITSATDLADNDEFERKLFVLRNYITKTVRNSIPKDKAEIYFASLSSRTVVYKGQLTTYQVGHYYTDLRDERMVSAFGLIHSRFATNTFPSWKLAHPFRFIAHNGEINTLKGNLNWLRAGENSFATKYFTPEEMEMLSPIVDEGQSDSACLDNVIELLNLTGRSLPHVMMMLIPEAWDGNNDMDPVKKAFYEYHASLMEPWDGPASISFTDGKIIGATLDRNGLRPSRFVVTKDDRVIMASEAGVLPIDPKNVKEKGRLQPGKMFVVDMEQGRIIGDEELKQSICSQQPYAEWLNKYKIRIDELPEPRVTFTHLEQEQIFKYQRAFGYSTEDLETIIAPMALDGKEPVGSMGTDVPLAVLSDQPQHLTSYFKQLFAQVTNPPIDPIRERLVMSLATFLGNNGNLLDENPLHCHSVALPHPILNNYDLEKIRSIDTGIFQAKTLHTYFKADGKPGSLEKGLARLCRYAVDAVDDGFEVIILSDRAIDSEHAAIPSLLALSAVHHHLIRKGYRGQVGLVVEAGDVWEVHHFACLLGFGATAINPYLALSTIRDMRLAGKMQTDLDVDKLKKNYIKAVCEGLLKVFSKMGISTLQSYQGAQIFEILGINKSVVDKYFSGAVSRIQGMGLDELAKETLAKHWIGYGRKETPVQRLNSGGVYQWKRKGEFHLFNPTTIHLLQYSTRLNDYNVFKKYSKAVNDQMEKAATLRGLFTFKRNRNPVPLEEVEPAESILKRFATGAMSFGSISHEAHSTLAIAMNRIGAKSNTGEGGEDEMRYEIAANGDNMRSAIKQVASARFGVTSYYLTNADELQIKMAQGAKPGEGGQLPGHKVDEWIAKVRHATPGVGLISPPPHHDIYSIEDLAQLIFDLKNANRAARISVKLVSKAGVGTIAAGVAKAHADVILVSGYDGGTGASPISSIKHAGLPWELGLAETHQTLVRNKLRSRVTVQTDGQLKTGRDIAIATLLGAEEWGVATAALVVEGCIMMRKCHLNTCPVGVATQDPELRKRFEGNAQHVVNFFHFLVAELREIMAELGFRKVEEMVGQVEVLKVRENVTHWKHKNLDLSPILYREPASADTGLYKQEEQDHGISEVLDWQLLKASKAALENKTRVFGKYAVRNTDRTIGTILSNEISKIYKSEGLPEDTIHFKFTGSAGQSFGAFNTKGVTLELEGEANDYFGKGLSGAKLILYPSNEAGFKAEENIIAGNVALYGSTSGEAYIRGKAGERFCVRNSGATVVVEGTGDHGCEYMTGGRAVILGETGRNFGAGMSGGLAFIYDVKNVFASRCNLDMIDLDPLSEEDAAQLHDLITKHHAYTNSTVAKFILKDWENQLRHFVKVFPKEYKAALKHAEQKGIKSNAKK; this is encoded by the coding sequence ATGAGTAATGTGAGCCAAGAGCTGGGTTTGTATCGTTCTGAATTTGAGCATGATGCCTGCGGTACGGGCTTTACCGCCCATATTAAAGGAAGAAAGTCACATTCGATCATTCGTGATGCGTTAGGCATGCTGGAATGCATGGAACATCGCGGAGCAAGTGGTTGCGAACGTACTACTGGTGACGGTGCCGGCATTCTTATCCAGATGCCGCATGAGTTTTTATATGATGAGTGCCTGAAACTGGGCATCCGCCTCCCCGCCAATGGTAAATATGGTGTGGGAATGGTTTTCTTTCCAAAAGAACAACGCTGGCGCGATGAGTGCCGCGAGATCATACAACGCTGCGCTGATAAATTAGGTCTTAATGTACTCGGTTACCGCCTTGTGCCTGTTCGTCCGGACGGGATAGGGGAAACCGCATTGTCTGTTGAGCCACAGATCGAACAACTGTTCATCACTTCCGCTACTGATCTGGCAGACAATGACGAGTTTGAACGCAAACTGTTCGTACTCCGTAATTATATTACCAAAACGGTTCGCAATTCCATTCCGAAAGATAAAGCGGAGATCTATTTCGCTTCTCTCTCTTCCCGCACGGTTGTATATAAAGGCCAGCTGACCACTTACCAGGTAGGCCATTATTATACTGACCTGCGCGATGAAAGGATGGTTTCTGCATTCGGGCTTATCCACAGCCGTTTTGCCACCAATACTTTCCCCAGCTGGAAACTGGCTCACCCATTCCGCTTCATTGCACACAATGGAGAGATCAATACGCTGAAAGGTAACCTCAACTGGTTACGTGCAGGCGAAAACAGCTTCGCTACCAAATACTTCACACCGGAAGAAATGGAAATGCTGTCCCCCATCGTAGATGAAGGTCAGTCAGACTCCGCCTGCCTGGATAACGTGATAGAACTGCTGAACCTTACCGGCCGCTCTTTACCCCATGTGATGATGATGCTGATCCCGGAAGCATGGGACGGTAATAATGATATGGACCCGGTGAAGAAAGCATTCTATGAATATCATGCTTCCCTGATGGAACCATGGGATGGCCCGGCTTCAATTTCTTTCACAGACGGAAAGATCATTGGCGCAACTTTGGACCGTAATGGTCTCCGCCCTTCCCGGTTTGTGGTAACAAAAGATGATCGTGTGATCATGGCTTCTGAAGCAGGTGTTCTCCCTATCGATCCAAAAAATGTAAAAGAAAAAGGCCGCCTGCAACCAGGTAAAATGTTTGTGGTGGATATGGAACAAGGCCGCATCATCGGTGATGAGGAACTGAAACAATCCATCTGCTCCCAGCAACCTTACGCAGAATGGCTGAACAAATACAAGATCCGCATTGACGAACTGCCTGAACCACGTGTAACTTTCACGCACCTGGAACAAGAGCAGATCTTCAAATATCAGCGTGCATTCGGATACTCCACGGAAGACCTGGAAACCATCATCGCACCAATGGCCCTCGATGGTAAAGAACCGGTTGGCTCCATGGGAACCGATGTGCCTTTAGCTGTACTAAGCGATCAGCCGCAACACCTCACCAGTTATTTCAAACAACTGTTTGCACAGGTAACCAACCCTCCTATCGATCCGATCAGGGAAAGGCTGGTAATGTCTCTCGCAACCTTCCTTGGCAACAACGGAAACCTGCTGGACGAAAATCCTTTGCACTGCCACAGTGTTGCACTGCCGCACCCCATCCTGAACAACTACGACCTGGAAAAGATCCGCAGTATCGATACCGGTATCTTCCAGGCCAAAACTTTACATACTTACTTTAAAGCAGATGGCAAACCAGGTTCTCTGGAAAAAGGCCTCGCCCGTTTATGCCGTTATGCAGTAGATGCAGTGGACGATGGTTTTGAAGTGATCATCCTTTCTGACCGCGCCATTGACTCTGAACATGCTGCGATCCCTTCCCTGCTGGCACTTTCAGCTGTACACCACCACCTTATCCGTAAAGGATACCGTGGCCAGGTTGGGCTGGTGGTAGAAGCCGGCGATGTTTGGGAAGTACATCACTTTGCATGTTTGCTCGGGTTCGGCGCCACAGCCATCAATCCATACCTCGCATTGAGCACCATCCGCGATATGCGCCTGGCCGGTAAAATGCAGACGGACCTGGATGTGGATAAACTGAAAAAGAATTACATCAAGGCGGTTTGTGAAGGGCTGTTGAAAGTGTTCTCCAAGATGGGCATCTCTACCCTGCAATCTTACCAGGGTGCGCAGATCTTTGAAATACTCGGTATCAACAAATCCGTTGTAGATAAATATTTCTCCGGTGCTGTTTCCCGTATCCAGGGAATGGGCCTGGATGAGCTGGCAAAAGAAACACTGGCGAAACACTGGATCGGTTATGGCCGTAAAGAAACGCCGGTTCAACGACTCAATTCCGGTGGTGTGTATCAGTGGAAACGGAAAGGTGAGTTCCACCTCTTCAATCCTACTACCATTCACCTGCTGCAGTATTCAACAAGACTGAACGACTATAACGTTTTCAAAAAATACTCCAAGGCAGTAAACGACCAGATGGAAAAGGCGGCAACGCTCAGGGGCCTGTTTACCTTCAAACGTAACCGCAACCCTGTTCCGCTGGAAGAAGTAGAACCTGCTGAGTCTATCCTGAAACGCTTTGCCACAGGGGCAATGAGCTTTGGCTCCATCAGCCACGAAGCGCACTCCACACTGGCTATTGCTATGAACCGTATTGGTGCAAAAAGTAATACCGGAGAGGGCGGTGAAGATGAAATGCGTTATGAGATAGCAGCTAATGGAGATAATATGCGCTCTGCCATTAAGCAGGTAGCTTCTGCACGTTTTGGTGTAACCAGCTACTATCTTACGAATGCAGACGAATTGCAGATCAAGATGGCACAGGGTGCTAAACCCGGAGAAGGTGGTCAGCTGCCAGGTCATAAAGTAGATGAATGGATCGCAAAGGTTCGTCACGCTACTCCTGGTGTAGGTTTGATCTCTCCGCCTCCGCATCACGATATCTATTCTATCGAGGACCTGGCGCAACTGATCTTTGATCTGAAGAATGCTAACCGCGCAGCAAGGATCAGCGTGAAGCTGGTTTCCAAAGCTGGTGTGGGAACTATCGCAGCAGGTGTGGCAAAAGCACATGCGGATGTGATCCTCGTTTCCGGCTACGATGGCGGAACAGGTGCTTCTCCGATCAGTTCTATCAAACATGCCGGTTTACCCTGGGAACTGGGCCTGGCAGAAACACATCAAACACTTGTTCGTAATAAACTCCGCAGCCGTGTAACCGTTCAAACGGATGGCCAGCTGAAAACCGGAAGGGACATCGCTATCGCTACCTTACTGGGAGCGGAAGAATGGGGTGTTGCCACAGCCGCACTGGTTGTAGAAGGCTGTATCATGATGCGGAAATGCCACCTGAATACCTGCCCTGTTGGGGTAGCTACCCAGGATCCTGAACTGCGGAAACGCTTTGAAGGAAATGCACAGCACGTGGTGAACTTCTTCCACTTCCTGGTGGCAGAGTTACGTGAGATCATGGCAGAGCTTGGTTTCCGTAAAGTAGAGGAAATGGTGGGCCAGGTAGAAGTATTAAAAGTTCGCGAAAACGTAACACATTGGAAACACAAGAACCTGGATCTTTCTCCGATCTTGTATCGCGAACCCGCTTCTGCCGATACCGGTCTTTACAAACAGGAAGAACAGGACCATGGCATTTCTGAGGTGCTGGACTGGCAATTGCTGAAAGCATCTAAAGCTGCGCTGGAGAATAAAACCCGCGTATTCGGAAAATACGCCGTAAGGAATACAGATCGTACGATCGGTACCATCCTGTCCAACGAAATATCAAAAATATACAAAAGCGAAGGCTTACCGGAAGATACGATCCATTTCAAATTCACCGGTTCTGCAGGTCAGAGTTTTGGTGCATTCAATACAAAAGGCGTAACGCTGGAACTGGAAGGTGAAGCAAACGATTACTTTGGTAAAGGTTTATCCGGCGCCAAGCTGATCCTCTATCCTTCTAATGAAGCTGGCTTTAAAGCAGAAGAAAACATCATTGCCGGTAACGTGGCGTTGTATGGTTCTACTTCCGGAGAAGCTTACATCCGCGGTAAAGCTGGTGAAAGGTTCTGTGTAAGGAATTCCGGCGCAACAGTGGTGGTGGAAGGAACAGGAGACCATGGTTGTGAATACATGACTGGTGGCCGCGCAGTGATCCTGGGAGAAACAGGCCGCAACTTTGGTGCAGGTATGAGTGGAGGTCTTGCATTTATATATGATGTGAAGAATGTGTTTGCCAGCCGTTGCAACCTGGATATGATCGACCTGGACCCATTGAGCGAAGAGGATGCAGCACAACTGCACGACCTGATCACCAAACACCATGCCTATACGAACAGTACAGTGGCCAAGTTTATCCTGAAAGACTGGGAGAACCAATTGCGCCACTTCGTGAAAGTATTCCCGAAAGAATACAAGGCAGCATTGAAACATGCCGAACAAAAAGGCATAAAGAGCAATGCAAAAAAGTAG
- a CDS encoding glutamate synthase subunit beta translates to MGKPTGFLEFTRELPGKADPKGRVKHYNEFVERFPEPKLNEQAARCMNCGVPFCHSGCPLGNVIPEFNDAVYRKDWQEALDILSSTNNFPEFTGRICPAPCESACVLGINQPPVAIEEIERHIIEIGFDKGLIKAKVPRVRTGKKVAVIGSGPAGLAAAAQLNSAGHHVTVFERDDKPGGLLRYGIPDFKLEKWVIDRRITLMEEEGIVFQCNANVGVNVSVNDLQREYNAIVLAGGSTIPRDLAIPGRELKGVHFAMDFLKQQNKRVSKLPVEGEDIFATGKNVVVIGGGDTGSDCVGTSNRHGAISITQLELLPKPPGERTPYMPWPTYPMVLKTSSSHDEGADRQWAIATKAFVGDDKGNLKGLLLVDLQWSLGTDGRPARFTEVPGSEREVPCELALLAMGFIQPQHTGMLDDLGVETDDRGNVKASEKAYETSVAKVFAAGDMRRGQSLVVWAISEGRECARKVDEFLMGSSQLESKDHSLMFMSL, encoded by the coding sequence ATGGGTAAACCAACAGGATTTCTGGAATTTACACGGGAACTTCCCGGAAAGGCTGATCCGAAAGGAAGGGTAAAACACTACAATGAATTTGTAGAACGTTTCCCCGAGCCAAAGCTGAATGAGCAGGCTGCGCGTTGCATGAACTGTGGTGTTCCCTTTTGCCATAGCGGATGCCCGCTGGGTAATGTGATCCCGGAGTTTAATGATGCGGTATACAGAAAAGACTGGCAGGAAGCGCTGGACATCTTATCATCTACCAATAACTTCCCGGAATTCACCGGCCGTATTTGTCCGGCCCCCTGTGAAAGCGCCTGCGTTTTGGGAATCAACCAACCGCCGGTAGCCATCGAGGAAATTGAAAGGCACATCATTGAAATAGGATTTGATAAAGGACTGATTAAAGCCAAAGTACCACGTGTACGTACCGGCAAAAAAGTTGCCGTGATCGGTTCAGGTCCAGCCGGCCTGGCTGCTGCCGCACAACTGAACTCTGCCGGCCACCATGTGACCGTATTTGAAAGGGATGATAAACCAGGCGGATTGCTCCGTTACGGTATCCCGGACTTCAAGCTGGAAAAATGGGTGATAGATCGCAGGATCACTTTGATGGAAGAAGAAGGAATTGTGTTTCAATGCAATGCAAACGTAGGCGTGAACGTTAGTGTGAATGATCTGCAGCGTGAATACAATGCAATCGTGCTGGCAGGTGGTTCTACCATCCCCCGCGACCTCGCTATCCCGGGCCGTGAATTGAAAGGTGTGCATTTTGCGATGGACTTCCTGAAGCAACAAAACAAACGCGTAAGCAAATTACCTGTAGAAGGTGAAGATATTTTTGCCACTGGTAAAAATGTGGTGGTGATAGGTGGTGGCGATACCGGTTCGGATTGTGTAGGAACTTCCAACCGCCATGGTGCTATCAGCATCACACAATTAGAATTATTACCAAAGCCTCCCGGAGAGCGTACACCTTATATGCCATGGCCTACTTATCCCATGGTGTTGAAAACTTCTTCTTCTCATGATGAAGGAGCAGACCGTCAATGGGCAATTGCCACAAAAGCATTTGTGGGTGATGATAAAGGCAACCTGAAAGGTTTGCTGCTGGTAGATCTGCAATGGTCTCTCGGCACAGACGGCAGACCGGCAAGGTTCACAGAAGTACCAGGTTCAGAAAGAGAAGTTCCCTGCGAACTGGCATTACTGGCAATGGGCTTTATTCAACCGCAGCATACAGGTATGCTGGATGACCTGGGTGTGGAAACAGACGATCGTGGAAATGTGAAGGCATCCGAAAAAGCGTATGAAACCTCTGTTGCTAAAGTATTTGCTGCCGGCGATATGCGCCGTGGCCAGTCTTTGGTAGTGTGGGCGATCAGCGAAGGACGTGAATGTGCCCGCAAAGTGGACGAGTTCCTGATGGGTTCTTCACAACTGGAAAGCAAAGATCATTCTTTGATGTTCATGTCCTTATAA
- the ypfJ gene encoding KPN_02809 family neutral zinc metallopeptidase, which translates to MRWQGRRESGNVEDRRGSSRGGLIAGGGIGTIVIAVIIYFLGGDPSQVMDLQQQQAPSQGQLSPQQEAAEKEAASFVKVVLADTEDVWNKLFSEMNQQYQEPTLVMFTGVVESACGNASSASGPFYCPADRKVYIDLSFYDELKDKLNAPGDFAMAYVIAHEVGHHVQNLLGISEKVQRARAQLSETEYNKLSVKLELQADFFAGVWANHAQKMQNILEPGDIEEALNAANAIGDDRLQKQSRGVVVPDAFTHGTSAQRMYWFKKGFETGDVRQGDTFNSNQ; encoded by the coding sequence ATGCGTTGGCAAGGACGTCGCGAAAGCGGAAATGTAGAAGATCGCCGTGGCTCATCCCGTGGCGGGCTTATCGCCGGAGGCGGCATCGGTACTATTGTTATTGCTGTTATCATCTACTTCCTTGGCGGGGATCCCTCCCAGGTAATGGACCTCCAGCAACAACAAGCCCCCAGCCAGGGCCAGCTTTCCCCACAGCAGGAAGCTGCGGAAAAAGAAGCGGCCAGCTTTGTAAAAGTGGTATTGGCAGACACAGAGGATGTGTGGAACAAGCTCTTTTCCGAAATGAACCAGCAGTACCAGGAACCAACCCTGGTAATGTTCACCGGCGTGGTGGAATCTGCCTGTGGTAATGCCAGCAGCGCATCCGGCCCATTCTATTGCCCTGCAGACCGGAAAGTATATATCGACCTTTCTTTTTACGATGAACTGAAAGATAAACTGAACGCCCCGGGAGACTTTGCCATGGCTTACGTGATTGCCCATGAAGTGGGTCATCATGTGCAAAACCTCCTCGGCATCTCTGAAAAAGTGCAACGCGCACGCGCCCAGCTCAGCGAAACGGAGTACAATAAGCTCTCCGTAAAACTGGAACTGCAGGCGGATTTCTTTGCAGGCGTTTGGGCTAATCACGCCCAGAAAATGCAAAACATCCTGGAACCCGGCGATATTGAAGAAGCCCTCAATGCCGCCAACGCTATTGGAGACGATCGCCTTCAGAAACAATCCCGCGGAGTAGTAGTACCGGATGCCTTCACACATGGCACCTCAGCCCAAAGGATGTACTGGTTCAAAAAAGGTTTCGAAACCGGCGATGTACGCCAGGGTGATACTTTTAACAGTAATCAATAG
- a CDS encoding putative glycolipid-binding domain-containing protein, producing MKKQVVWKGLFQQMMEYCNVETTETDIRIDGTIVGFGEDTPFSISYDIITDRLWQVSALEMAVEKAGEYSWISLQRDPDGKWTQSGHARPEWAQCIDIDISLTPFTNTLPIKRLQLEPNDRKEIDVLYINIFKDEIKPLKQWYTKLSEEKYLFEGVVKDFKAEIEIDEDGLVTDYPELFSRIQS from the coding sequence ATGAAAAAGCAAGTAGTCTGGAAAGGACTGTTCCAGCAAATGATGGAGTATTGCAATGTGGAAACAACGGAAACCGATATACGAATAGACGGAACGATTGTTGGTTTTGGAGAAGATACACCGTTCTCCATTTCTTATGATATTATCACAGACCGCCTCTGGCAGGTAAGTGCGCTGGAAATGGCCGTGGAAAAAGCCGGAGAATATTCCTGGATCTCCCTTCAGCGGGATCCCGATGGCAAATGGACCCAAAGCGGCCATGCACGCCCGGAATGGGCACAGTGTATTGACATAGATATTTCATTAACCCCGTTCACCAATACCCTTCCCATCAAAAGGCTCCAGCTGGAACCTAATGACCGCAAGGAAATAGACGTTCTCTACATCAATATTTTCAAAGACGAGATCAAACCATTAAAACAATGGTACACCAAGCTCAGCGAGGAAAAATATCTTTTTGAAGGTGTTGTAAAAGACTTCAAAGCTGAGATAGAAATAGATGAAGACGGGTTAGTTACAGATTACCCGGAACTCTTTTCCCGCATTCAGTCCTAG
- a CDS encoding lipase family protein: MRGLIFGLLACIYLPLQAQQLKPGFDPKEYHDLLSLPERGDSSMDKHPDNYQLLYTSPEVGFYNRWFLWKRNDGVIVINIRGTIGKTESWLANFYAAMIPATGSLQLTDSTRFDYKLAKDSAAPYVHVGWTVSLGFLAPDIVAHIKEQYNAGAREFMIMGHSQGGAIAFLTRSYLEYLPGMPKDIKYKTYCSAAPKPGNLYYAYDFDFITRDGWGFRVVNGADWVPETPLSLQRVTDFNPVNPFIDIPGTLKKQKFFVRLYGKMVYNKLTRATNRSVRRYRKYLGNFVYKISRKQLPQLQQPAYVYSNNYMTAGSPVVLMPDEAYHKKYPFDGKNVFINHLPEQYLFILKRQYAL, from the coding sequence ATGCGCGGTTTAATTTTCGGATTACTGGCCTGCATCTATTTACCGCTACAGGCACAACAACTGAAACCCGGCTTTGACCCCAAAGAATACCACGACCTGCTTAGCCTTCCGGAAAGAGGAGATAGCAGTATGGATAAACATCCGGATAATTATCAACTCCTCTATACTTCTCCCGAAGTAGGTTTTTATAACCGCTGGTTCTTATGGAAACGGAACGATGGTGTGATTGTGATCAATATCCGTGGCACCATTGGAAAAACAGAAAGCTGGCTGGCCAACTTCTACGCCGCAATGATCCCGGCAACGGGTTCCCTGCAATTAACGGACAGCACACGATTTGATTATAAGCTGGCGAAAGATAGTGCTGCTCCGTATGTGCATGTAGGCTGGACGGTGTCCCTGGGATTTTTAGCGCCGGATATTGTTGCCCATATCAAAGAGCAGTATAATGCCGGGGCAAGGGAATTTATGATCATGGGTCATAGCCAGGGAGGGGCCATTGCTTTTTTAACCCGCTCTTATCTTGAATATTTACCGGGCATGCCAAAGGATATCAAATACAAAACGTATTGCAGTGCCGCACCAAAACCTGGGAACCTTTATTATGCGTATGATTTTGATTTCATTACGAGGGATGGCTGGGGATTCAGGGTTGTGAACGGTGCGGACTGGGTTCCGGAAACGCCTTTGTCCTTACAACGGGTAACAGACTTTAATCCTGTGAATCCGTTTATAGATATACCGGGTACTTTGAAAAAACAGAAATTCTTTGTGCGGCTTTATGGAAAGATGGTGTATAATAAACTCACCCGCGCAACTAACCGTTCTGTTCGCCGCTACCGGAAATACCTGGGTAACTTTGTGTATAAAATATCCAGGAAACAATTGCCGCAACTTCAACAACCGGCCTATGTGTATAGCAATAATTACATGACGGCAGGTTCGCCGGTTGTGCTGATGCCGGATGAGGCATATCATAAGAAGTATCCTTTCGATGGTAAAAATGTATTCATCAACCATCTGCCGGAACAGTACCTTTTTATACTGAAAAGACAGTACGCTCTTTAG
- a CDS encoding GNAT family N-acetyltransferase — translation MLTITKATPDQIHIIQEIAYITWPETFGKILSKEQITYMLGMMYDDASLRSQITERGHVFLLANVDGVFGGFASYELNYKSGSTAKLHKIYIRPDMQGKNIGKVLMTEVADIARKAGMQYLTLNVNRGNNAVGFYQRYGFEKIGEEDIDIGNGYFMNDAIMQMTL, via the coding sequence ATGTTAACTATCACCAAAGCAACACCGGACCAGATCCATATTATCCAGGAGATCGCATATATCACCTGGCCGGAAACATTTGGAAAGATCCTCTCCAAAGAACAGATCACCTACATGCTTGGCATGATGTATGACGATGCATCGCTAAGAAGCCAGATCACGGAACGTGGTCACGTTTTCCTGCTTGCAAATGTGGATGGTGTATTCGGTGGTTTCGCTTCCTACGAATTGAATTACAAAAGCGGATCAACAGCAAAATTGCACAAGATCTATATCAGGCCGGACATGCAGGGTAAAAACATAGGTAAAGTGCTCATGACGGAGGTGGCAGACATTGCACGGAAGGCGGGAATGCAATATCTTACCCTCAACGTGAACCGCGGAAATAATGCAGTCGGTTTCTATCAACGTTATGGTTTTGAAAAGATCGGCGAAGAAGATATCGATATCGGGAACGGCTATTTTATGAACGACGCTATTATGCAGATGACCTTATGA
- a CDS encoding septal ring lytic transglycosylase RlpA family protein, which translates to MIQRYYIWLIAILCFTTSCARKITESGKASYYADKFQGRKTANGETFKQQRMTAAHPTLPFGTKVKVTNLNNGRSVKVRVNDRGPFVAGRIIDLSKKAARKLGMLQTGVANVKLKYKKKR; encoded by the coding sequence ATGATACAACGCTATTACATTTGGCTGATCGCCATCCTGTGTTTTACCACATCCTGTGCCCGCAAAATAACGGAAAGCGGAAAAGCCTCTTACTACGCAGATAAGTTCCAGGGCCGTAAAACTGCCAACGGTGAAACATTCAAACAACAACGGATGACCGCTGCGCATCCAACACTCCCCTTCGGCACCAAAGTAAAGGTTACCAATCTGAACAATGGCCGCAGTGTAAAAGTGCGGGTGAACGACAGAGGCCCTTTTGTTGCCGGCCGCATCATCGACCTTTCCAAAAAAGCAGCCCGCAAACTAGGCATGCTCCAAACCGGGGTCGCCAATGTAAAGCTGAAATACAAGAAGAAACGATAG
- a CDS encoding DUF3472 domain-containing protein — protein sequence MNKQRYSLLTLACLAIANLSFAQKAQNAPVTLPGFTAYAVPEENGVDISGRNGVVKWTDSTNAVNFYFHTSHPGSLKLALQAKSDAPAKIRVTLNGVEKIISIPNGTDYTSIPVLQTKLKDTGFYTISLKGLEKQGAVYADVKSVTLEGSATKDIQFNPKSWRRSASVHLGYTVPDDKKVEWFYGEITVPEGQDKLGTYFMSCGFHRGYFGMQVNGPQERRIIFSVWDSGKEPDSRDKVKYEDQVTLTAKGDSVVASGFGGEGTGGHSHWVYNWKAGETYRFLMHAVPFGTNTQYTAYFYVPEHKEWKLIASFRAPKDGKYMGHLYSFLENFSFENGYLHRKGYFGNHWVKTNTGEWIELTKARFTNDATAKAKDRLDFGGGSENGMFYLWTAGFIPANAKLGDIFERPALGKHPEIDLPKF from the coding sequence ATGAATAAGCAACGCTACTCTCTCTTAACGCTGGCATGCCTGGCCATCGCAAACCTGTCCTTTGCACAAAAGGCACAGAACGCACCGGTTACTTTACCCGGTTTTACCGCCTACGCCGTTCCCGAAGAAAATGGTGTGGATATCTCCGGAAGAAATGGTGTGGTAAAATGGACGGACAGTACCAACGCTGTGAACTTTTATTTCCACACATCACATCCCGGTTCTCTGAAACTCGCGCTGCAAGCCAAAAGCGATGCCCCCGCAAAGATCAGGGTAACCCTTAATGGTGTAGAAAAAATAATTTCCATTCCTAACGGTACAGACTACACGAGCATACCGGTACTGCAAACAAAACTGAAGGACACGGGCTTTTATACCATCAGCCTGAAAGGCCTGGAAAAACAAGGCGCTGTATATGCGGATGTAAAAAGTGTTACCCTGGAAGGCTCTGCCACAAAGGATATCCAGTTCAATCCAAAATCCTGGCGCCGTTCCGCATCTGTCCATTTAGGATATACGGTGCCAGACGATAAAAAAGTAGAATGGTTCTACGGTGAGATCACTGTTCCTGAAGGACAAGATAAACTCGGCACCTATTTTATGTCCTGCGGATTTCACCGCGGTTATTTTGGAATGCAGGTGAACGGCCCGCAGGAAAGAAGGATCATCTTTTCCGTTTGGGATTCCGGCAAAGAGCCGGATAGCCGCGATAAGGTAAAGTATGAAGACCAGGTAACGCTGACGGCAAAAGGAGATAGTGTGGTGGCATCCGGTTTTGGCGGAGAAGGTACCGGTGGCCACAGCCATTGGGTTTACAATTGGAAAGCCGGTGAAACTTACCGTTTCCTCATGCACGCCGTACCATTCGGAACCAACACACAATACACCGCATATTTTTATGTGCCGGAGCATAAGGAGTGGAAACTGATCGCCAGTTTCCGTGCGCCGAAAGATGGAAAATACATGGGCCACCTCTATTCTTTCCTGGAAAATTTCAGTTTTGAGAACGGCTACCTCCACCGCAAAGGATATTTCGGCAACCATTGGGTGAAAACCAATACCGGAGAATGGATAGAGTTAACCAAAGCCCGCTTCACCAATGATGCCACCGCAAAGGCAAAAGACAGGTTGGATTTTGGCGGTGGGTCTGAAAATGGTATGTTCTACCTCTGGACCGCGGGTTTCATTCCCGCGAATGCCAAGCTGGGAGATATTTTCGAGCGGCCCGCATTAGGAAAACATCCTGAAATAGACCTGCCTAAATTCTGA